Proteins from a single region of Hyla sarda isolate aHylSar1 unplaced genomic scaffold, aHylSar1.hap1 scaffold_81, whole genome shotgun sequence:
- the LOC130347133 gene encoding zinc finger CCHC domain-containing protein 3-like — MDFRAGDIFALIHPHGTPFFDVSFVRAEGLELFWSRYELAKMAPEWRDFSVQAISRQNNIKKVTVLTCNKSLSCIDIMTWIGRYGEVVSIPQKNRDEFGIWSGAWTFMVKLKVSETPRMGRGLWKLNSSLLEVKEIRRSFEDFLQSQETCAT; from the exons ATGGATTTCAGGGcgggtgacatctttgccctgatacaTCCTCATGGTACCCCATTTTTCGATGTCAGCTTCGTCCGGGCTGAAGGGCTCGAGCTCTTTTGGTCTCGGTACGAGCTGGCAAAGATGGCACCCGAGTGGCGAGATTTTTCTGTCCAGGCAATTTCTCGCCAGAATAACATCAAGAAAGTGACGGTATTAACGTGTAACAAATCTCTTTCTTGCATAGACATCATGACCTGGATTGGGCGTTATGGAGAGGTGGTCAGCATTCCccagaagaacagggatgaattcgGTATCTGGTCGGGGGCCTGGACCTTCATGGTCAAGTTGAAGGTTTCAG agacccccaggatgggaaggggattgtggaagctgaattcatccctcctggaagtcaaggagataagacggtcctttgaggattttctgcagagccag